A stretch of DNA from Acetonema longum DSM 6540:
CGATCAAAGCCGGCTTGCCGGTGGAAGTGCCTTCCTATACGATTAACAAAGTGTGCGGTTCAGGTCTTAAGGCCGTGAACCTGGCAGCTCAGGCGATTATGCTGGGAGATGCCGATATCATCGTAGCCGGCGGTATGGAAAGCATGACCAATGCGCCGTATGTTTTGGACAGCAAGGCTCGCTGGGGATACCGCATGGGGCACGCCAAAGTCCAGGACGTGATGATCCAGGATGGATTATGGTGCGCTTTTAATGATTATCACATGGGCATTACCGCCGAAAACGTAGCGGCTAAATTCAGTATTACCAGAGAAGAACAGGACCAACTGGCTGCCGAATCCCAGGAAAAAGCGGTAAAAGCCATTCAGAGCGGCGCTTTCAAAGATGAAATCATACCTGTTACCATTAAAGGCAAAAAAGGGGACGTTGTATTTGAGACTGACGAGTACCCCAAAGCCGGGACAACCGCTGTCGCTCTCTGCGGCTTGAAGCCGGCTTTTAAGAAGGATGGCGGCGTTACAGCCGGCAACGCTTCCGGCATTAACGACGGCGCTGCCGCTCTGGTGATCATGTCAGCGGAAAAAGCCAAACAATTGGGCGTGAAGCCGCTGGCCAAGATTCGCTCCTACGGCGCCGGCGGCGTGGATCCTTCCATCATGGGAATGGGCCCTGTTCCGGCTACGCGCAAAGCTCTGGCCAAAGCGGGATTAACGGTCAATGACTTAGATCTGATCGAGGCCAATGAGGCTTTTGCCGCCCAGTTCCTGGCAGTCGGCAAGGAACTGGGCTTCCCGAAAGACAAACTCAATGTTCATGGCGGCGCTATCGCTATCGGTCATCCCATCGGCGCCAGCGGAGCGCGTATTCTGGTTACTCTGCTGTATGCGCTGCGTCAGCGCAATGCGAAACTTGGCTTGGCCACACTTTGCATTGGCGGCGGCCAGGGTGTGGCTACTATTGTAGAACGTCTGTAAACCTGACGCAGCGTTGATTTTTGAAACTTATATACTGCAAAATCTCCGGAATTGCGCCAATAGCTTGACTGTTGGCACAAAAAGAAAAAGCAATGTGATAAATTTCACAAAAACATCTTGCCATTTTGGCCAGATGTACTATCATAGTAACCAGGAAGGGTTATAGTGGCAAAAGGCTTAAACGAAAGGGAGGAAAGTTATCATGGTATTTGAACTGACGGAAGAACAGGTAATGATGCAAAAAATGGTGCGGGAATTTGCGGAAAAAGAAGTAGCCCCCAGTGTGGTGGAACGGGATGAGAACGATGAGTTTTCCCGTAAACTGTATGACGCTATGGGCGACCTCGGATTTACCGGCATTTGCTTTCCTGAAGAGTACGGCGGCGCCGGGTCCGATGTCTTAAGTTACATTCTGGCGATCGAAGAGTTGTCGAAAGTAGACGATGGTCTGGGAATTACCCTGTCGGCGACAGTATCCCTGTGCGCCTGGCCAATTTACAAGTATGGCACGGAAGAACAAAAGAAGAAGTATTTAAGACCGATGCTGGAAGGAAAACACATGGGCGCCTTCGGCCTGACCGAACCCAATGCCGGTACCGATGCGGCATCGCAGCAGACAGTCGCCGTACTGCAGGGGGATCATTATGTCATCAACGGCAGCAAGATCTTCATTACTAATGCCGGTGAAGCCGAAACCTATGTGGTATTCGCTATGACCGACAAAAGCAAAGGGGTCAAAGGTATTTCGGCCTTTATCATGGAAAAAGGAATGCCGGGATTCACCTTTGGCAAAAAAGAACATAAGCTGGGGATTCACACCTCCCTGACCATGGAACTGGTCTTCCAGGATGTAAAAGTGCCGGTAGCTAATATGCTGGGCAAAGAAGGGGACGGTTTCAAGATCGCCATGACCACTCTGGACGGCGGTCGGATTGGCGTCGCCGCGCAAGCCCTTGGCATTGCCCAGGCTGCGCTGGATCATGCTATTAAGTATTCCAAAGAACGGGTGCAGTTTGGCAAGCCTATTGCCACCCAGCAGGCGATTGCCTTTATGCTGGCAGACATGGCTACCAAAGTGGAAGCATCCCGTTTGCTGGTCTACCGGGCGGCGTATCTGAAGGAAAAAGGCCTGTCCTATTCCAAGGAAGCAGCCATGGCTAAAATGTATGCGTCCGATGCTGCTATGGCTGTTACGACCGATGCGGTACAGATTTTTGGCGGATATGGCTACAGCCGTGAGTATCCGGTTGAACGCCTGATGCGCAATGCCAAAATCACGCAAATTTATGAAGGTACCAACCAAGTTCAGCGCATTGTTGTTTCCGGGGCGATTTTACGCTAATTCTTTCGGTAGTGTATTTAATTTCGCCCCATTTTGCGATACAATAAACGGTGTGAATGTTAAGTACTAACAGGAGGGCTTGAAATTGGAAATTGTTGTATGCGTCAAGCAGGTGCCTGACACCGCTGAGATCAAAGTCGACCCAGAGACGAATACGCTGATTCGTCAGGGAGTGCCCAGCATTGTCAATCCATTTGACAAAAACGCAGTTGAGGCTGCTCTGCAGCTCAAAGAAA
This window harbors:
- a CDS encoding acetyl-CoA C-acetyltransferase, with amino-acid sequence MREAVIASAVRTPVGTFNGSLASLSAPELGKIVIEEAVKRAGVAGETVEEVIMGNVLQAGLGQNPARQAAIKAGLPVEVPSYTINKVCGSGLKAVNLAAQAIMLGDADIIVAGGMESMTNAPYVLDSKARWGYRMGHAKVQDVMIQDGLWCAFNDYHMGITAENVAAKFSITREEQDQLAAESQEKAVKAIQSGAFKDEIIPVTIKGKKGDVVFETDEYPKAGTTAVALCGLKPAFKKDGGVTAGNASGINDGAAALVIMSAEKAKQLGVKPLAKIRSYGAGGVDPSIMGMGPVPATRKALAKAGLTVNDLDLIEANEAFAAQFLAVGKELGFPKDKLNVHGGAIAIGHPIGASGARILVTLLYALRQRNAKLGLATLCIGGGQGVATIVERL
- a CDS encoding acyl-CoA dehydrogenase, translating into MVFELTEEQVMMQKMVREFAEKEVAPSVVERDENDEFSRKLYDAMGDLGFTGICFPEEYGGAGSDVLSYILAIEELSKVDDGLGITLSATVSLCAWPIYKYGTEEQKKKYLRPMLEGKHMGAFGLTEPNAGTDAASQQTVAVLQGDHYVINGSKIFITNAGEAETYVVFAMTDKSKGVKGISAFIMEKGMPGFTFGKKEHKLGIHTSLTMELVFQDVKVPVANMLGKEGDGFKIAMTTLDGGRIGVAAQALGIAQAALDHAIKYSKERVQFGKPIATQQAIAFMLADMATKVEASRLLVYRAAYLKEKGLSYSKEAAMAKMYASDAAMAVTTDAVQIFGGYGYSREYPVERLMRNAKITQIYEGTNQVQRIVVSGAILR